Part of the Polaribacter sp. Hel1_33_78 genome is shown below.
TATCCTGCAGATTGGGGTACAGCCGTAAATGTGCAAGCAATGGTTTATGGAAATATGGGAGACAATTCTGGTACAGGAGTTTGTTTTACGCGTGATGCTGGTACAGGAGAAAATGTGTTTAATGGTGAGTATTTAATAAATGCACAAGGAGAAGATGTTGTTGCTGGTGTTAGAACTCCTCAACAAATCACAAAATTAGGTTCAGAACGTTGGGCGGAATTAGCAAAAATTGAGGAAGAAGATAGAGTGCAAAATTATCCTTCTTTAGAAGAATTAATGCCTTCAATTTATAATGAACTTAATTCTTATCAAGACATACTAGAAAAACACTATCGTGATATGCAAGATATGGAGTTTACTATGCAAGATGGAAAACTTTGGATATTGCAAACTAGAAATGGAAAACGTACCGGAGCTGCTATGGTTAAAATAGCAATGGATTTATTGAAGGAAGGGATGATAGATGAAAAAGACGCCTTAACTTCAATACAAGCTATTAAACTAGATGAACTTTTACATCCTATTTTTGATCCGAAGGCCCTAAAAAAAGCAAATGTTATTGCCCAAGGTTTACCCGCTTCTCCTGGAGCAGCGACTGGTAAAATTGTGTTTTTTGCTGATGAAGCTAACAAATATAAAAATAGTATTCTAGTAAGAATTGAAACTTCACCCGAAGATTTAGAAGGAATGAATATTGCCAAAGGTATTTTAACGGCACGAGGCGGTATGACATCTCACGCGGCTGTTGTAGCCCGAGGTATGGGGAAATGTTGTATTTCTGGTGCGGGAGCTTTAAAAATAAATTATAAGACTAGAACACTTAAAGTTGGAGGTCATGAATATCATGAGGGAGATTGGATTTCATTGAATGGTTCTACGGGTAATATTATAGAAGGTAAGGTTGCCACGATTGAACCTGAATTAAGTGGTGAATTTGCAGAAGTGATGGAACTTTCGAATAAGTACGCAATAATGAAAGTAAGAACTAATGCAGACAGTCCGAAAGATGCGAAGATAGCGCGTAGTTTTGGAGCACAAGGTATTGGTTTAACAAGAACTGAGCATATGTTTTTTGAAGTGGATAGAATAAAAGCAATGCGCGAAATGATTTTAGCGGAAACTGTTAAAGGTAGAAAAAAGGCATTAAAAGATTTATTACCAATGCAACGAGCAGATTTTGAAGGTATTTTTGAAGCTATGGAAGGTTTACCGGTAACAATTCGTTTATTAGACCCGCCGTTACATGAGTTTGTGCCTCATCAATTGGCTACTCAAAAAGAATTAGCAGATGAAATGCATATTTCATTACAATCAATAAAAAATAAAGTTTCAGAATTGGAAGAATTTAATCCAATGCTTGGGCATAGGGGTTGTAGATTAGGAAATACCTATCCAGAAATTACAGAAATGCAAACGAGAGCTATTATTGAAGCTGCTTTAAATCTAAAAGAAAGGGGTATTCATTCTAAACCAGAAATTATGGTTCCTTTAGTTGGAACTTTTAAGGAATTTGAGTTTCAAGAAGAGATTATTAGAAGTACAGCAAATAAAATTTTTAAAGAAAGAGATAATAAATTGGAGTATTTAGTTGGAACAATGATAGAAATTCCAAGAGCCGCATTAATGGCAGATAAAATTGCGGAAAAAGCAGATTTTTTCTCTTTTGGAACCAATGATTTAACACAAATGACATTTGGTTATTCACGTGATGACGCAGGTAAATTTCTACCTACTTATATTGAAAAAGGGATTTTAAAAGTTGACCCTTTTGAGGTATTGGATCAAGAAGGAGTAGGGCAATTAGTTATAATTGGAACAGAAAGAGGTAGAAGCGTAAAATCTAATTTAAAAGTAGGGATTTGTGGAGAACACGGAGGAGAACCCAGCTCTATCGAGTTTTGTTATAATTCAGGAATGGATTATGTGAGTTGCTCACCATATAGAGTACCAATTGCGAGATTAGTTTCTGCACAAGCAGCTATTAATTCAATTAAATAATATTTATATAATTTAATACGATGATAAAACCCAGAAGTTTAATACTTCTGGGTTTTTTTGCGAAGACTTTTCATCAATCATAAATAATTTTTTTAGTGTTGTAAAAGTAAAAAGACCAAATAGTTAAATTTGGTCTTTTTAAATTTCATAGCAATAAATTTATCAATTAATCCCCTAAAATAAATTAATAATCTATTGATAGATTGTTTCACAAAGATAATACGGCAATAACAAAAAGAATTGTAAAAAAACGTAAAAATTTACTGGTTTAGGTATGATTTTAATAATAAGTAATCTTTTTTTAAAAATGATTTTAAATTTTGCTTCATGAACAATTTAAAATCTTTTGCAAAATGCGAAGAGTCGTAATAGTTATATTTATAAATTAGATCTTTTAGCTCAATATCTCCGGAATAGTATTTTCTCATTAGTTGTTGAAAACGAAATAATCTTATATACCTGCCAGGAGTTAACCCTACTATTTTTTTAAATTGTACTTCCAATGTTTTTTGTGAAGTTGAAATTTCATTTATTATGTCTAATACATTCAATAGGCCCTCTTTTTCTCTAATTAGGTTAATAGCATCATCAATTTGTTTAGTATTTTTATCAATATGAAGAAATGAGTTTAAAAAAAAAGAATTTAAATTTTGAATCAATTCTTCAGGTCCTTTAGATTTTTTGAAAATTGGCAAAAGTTTATTATAAAAAGATTCATTAATTTGTGCTAATGGCAAGTGCCTACTCTTTAATTTAGATACATCAATATTCAATAATTTATGAAGTGCTGTTGGGTGAAAATTAGCTCCGATGGACTCTGTAATAGAAACGGATGAAAAATCATATGACCTAAAGTACTGACCAGTAACCATAAGGTCAGTTAGAAGTGTTTCATTACCCTTAAAAACAATTTTTTGGTTACCATCTGGAATGTATAATAAATGTGTTAATCCAATAGGTAAAATAACAGATTTAAAAGGAATGTCCTCCTCCTCAAAAGAAATGTAGAAGTATTTCTCAATTAAATGAGGAACTTCATTAGATTCAAAAAATTTATTATCCATAGCTTTTCAAATGTAGCTATGAAATTAAATAAATACTTGTAAAAAATCGTAAATAATTAAAATTTAGGCAATATGCTTAGTAGTGCAGGTTTTACAAAATGCTTTGTCATTTTTTGAACATATTTATATCTATCATAATTTTTTAAACTTATTTTTATGAAAATAAGTTGAGCTACTTTTTATTTTCTATCCATACTTTAGCATTCACAAAGGCCTCTAACCAAGGAGAAACTTCATCTTTTCTTCCCATTGGGTAGTTTGCCCAATTCCATTGGAAAGTAGAACGTTCTATATGTGGCATGGTAACCAAATGACGACCTGTTTGATCGCATAGCATTGCCGTGTTAAAATCGGATCCATTGGGATTGTTAGGATAGCCATCATAACCGTATTTCGCCACAATATTGTAATTCTCTTCAGCTTCCGGTAAGTTAAATTTTCCTTCTCCATGAGAAATCCAAACGCCTAATTCGGTGCCTGCTAAAGAAGAAAGCATCACAGAATCATTTTCTTGAATTTTTACAGAAGTAAATGAACTCTCGTGT
Proteins encoded:
- the ppdK gene encoding pyruvate, phosphate dikinase; translated protein: MEVFQKVKPRVYKFGDKQADGSSAMKNLLGGKGANLAEMSAIGIPVPPGFTITTEVCTEYNLLGKETVVEMIREEMETSIENIETLMGTKFGNKENPLLVSVRSGARVSMPGMMDTVLNLGMNDDVVLGLAKKTNNEQFAWDSYRRFIQMYGGVVLGMKPASKDDIDPFEEIMENLKEKRGIELDTEFTINDLKDLVFDFKEAVKKRTGHDFPTNPWDQLWGAIIAVFNSWNGNRAVYYRNMHGYPADWGTAVNVQAMVYGNMGDNSGTGVCFTRDAGTGENVFNGEYLINAQGEDVVAGVRTPQQITKLGSERWAELAKIEEEDRVQNYPSLEELMPSIYNELNSYQDILEKHYRDMQDMEFTMQDGKLWILQTRNGKRTGAAMVKIAMDLLKEGMIDEKDALTSIQAIKLDELLHPIFDPKALKKANVIAQGLPASPGAATGKIVFFADEANKYKNSILVRIETSPEDLEGMNIAKGILTARGGMTSHAAVVARGMGKCCISGAGALKINYKTRTLKVGGHEYHEGDWISLNGSTGNIIEGKVATIEPELSGEFAEVMELSNKYAIMKVRTNADSPKDAKIARSFGAQGIGLTRTEHMFFEVDRIKAMREMILAETVKGRKKALKDLLPMQRADFEGIFEAMEGLPVTIRLLDPPLHEFVPHQLATQKELADEMHISLQSIKNKVSELEEFNPMLGHRGCRLGNTYPEITEMQTRAIIEAALNLKERGIHSKPEIMVPLVGTFKEFEFQEEIIRSTANKIFKERDNKLEYLVGTMIEIPRAALMADKIAEKADFFSFGTNDLTQMTFGYSRDDAGKFLPTYIEKGILKVDPFEVLDQEGVGQLVIIGTERGRSVKSNLKVGICGEHGGEPSSIEFCYNSGMDYVSCSPYRVPIARLVSAQAAINSIK
- a CDS encoding AraC family transcriptional regulator gives rise to the protein MDNKFFESNEVPHLIEKYFYISFEEEDIPFKSVILPIGLTHLLYIPDGNQKIVFKGNETLLTDLMVTGQYFRSYDFSSVSITESIGANFHPTALHKLLNIDVSKLKSRHLPLAQINESFYNKLLPIFKKSKGPEELIQNLNSFFLNSFLHIDKNTKQIDDAINLIREKEGLLNVLDIINEISTSQKTLEVQFKKIVGLTPGRYIRLFRFQQLMRKYYSGDIELKDLIYKYNYYDSSHFAKDFKLFMKQNLKSFLKKDYLLLKSYLNQ